One Ictalurus furcatus strain D&B chromosome 24, Billie_1.0, whole genome shotgun sequence DNA segment encodes these proteins:
- the tshz1 gene encoding teashirt homolog 1 has protein sequence MPRRKQQAPRRSSAYVPEDELKAAKIDEEHLQDDGLSLDGQDTEYLCNEEEDPREQLSYQNSPLSNGTNPDAGYGSPLSDTSDHLADFKSTSSKEGQERDEDMETEPGLSVQDSLAKMKAAYANLISNASWSSITRDIIKSKQVNVSNNSTTSNHKGSNSIMNSHATNINSSGSSSVSTASVSATTSTTPSNTSASATTLTSNSNGNVSGTSSGSVSYDWHQAALAKTLQHTPYHLLPEPSLFSTVQLYRQNNKLYGPVFTGASKFRCKDCSAAYDTLVGLTVHMNETGHYRDDNKDQEDDMGKKWSKPRKRSLMEMEGKEDAQKVLKCMYCGHSFESLQDLSVHMIKTKHYQKVPLKEPMPALASKLVPSTKKRVFHDLVSPCSPESITSTTGVPLTESTPTKDQKVTNPYVTANNRYGYQNGASYTWQFEARKAQILKCMECGSSHDTLQQLTAHMMVTGHFLKVTNSASKKGKQLVFDPVVEEKIQSIPLPPTTTRLPVPTIKSQIDSPLQTSTTEERKDSHEEKKEVNEPERKIKEEKEDPSDKPENSEKPGQYKYLREEDLEETPKEGLDILKSLENTVSSAISKAQTGTPTWGGYPSIHAAYQLQGSMKSLAAVQSVKMQPTFSASSLKCLSTETSALIHSPGSPSPPPNHKSNVLAMEELVEKVTGKIVSKKEKEEKPCERIPKHVSTPSPSPVPKEKKDFPQPTDLSKPTKNGITEETESVGKEGEQIEHYAETPDKNGMDSIKTQVSNGCSSLGIITEHSPEQPLVNHLSALQSIMNTHLGKASKTVSPLLDPLAMLYKISNNMVEKPFYSPTQVKQVESINRCYDNEDQPIDLTKSKNSNGRPNNSSSTVISNSSNSGIPNSNRPILSNLSESLSSPLRENALMDISDMVKNLTGRLTPKSSTPSSISEKSEADGSAFEDALEDFTHVQKRKGRQSNWNPQHLLILQAQFASSLRETPEGKFVITDLGPQERVHICKFTGLSMTTISHWLANVKYQLRRTGGTKFLKNIDSGQPLFLCSDCASQFRTPSTYISHLESHLGFSLKDLSKLSIDLMREQQAVTKMITDKTFNSLGLNEDESNSIYQCKLCNRTFVSKHAVKLHLSKTHGKSPEDHLIFVSELEKLDKA, from the coding sequence CCTACGTGCCTGAGGACGAGCTGAAGGCAGCCAAGATCGATGAGGAGCACCTGCAGGATGATGGCCTCTCCTTAGATGGCCAGGACACAGAGTACCTGTGCAACGAAGAGGAGGATCCACGTGAGCAGCTGAGCTACCAGAACTCCCCTCTCAGCAATGGCACCAACCCTGACGCCGGGTACGGCTCACCCCTTAGTGACACCAGCGACCACCTGGCCGATTTTAAAAGCACCTCATCCAAAGAGGGCCAGGAGAGGGATGAGGACATGGAGACAGAGCCTGGTCTTTCTGTGCAAGACAGCTTGGCAAAGATGAAAGCCGCCTATGCAAACTTGATCTCGAATGCCTCATGGTCTAGCATCACAAGGGACATTATAAAAAGCAAACAAGTTAATGTCAGCAACAACAGTACCACCAGTAACCACAAGGGGAGCAATAGCATTATGAATAGTCATGCAACTAACATTAACAGCAGTGGAAGCAGTAGCGTTAGCACAGCTAGTGTTAGTGCCACAACCAGCACCACCCCAAGCAACACTTCTGCCAGTGCCACCACTTTAACCAGTAATAGCAATGGGAATGTAAGTGGTACCAGTAGTGGAAGTGTCTCTTATGACTGGCACCAGGCTGCACTTGCTAAAACATTACAGCATACACCATACCACCTTCTGCCAGAACCCAGTCTTTTCAGCACAGTGCAACTGTACCGGCAAAACAATAAGCTGTATGGGCCAGTATTTACTGGTGCCAGCAAATTTAGATGCAAGGACTGCAGTGCAGCTTATGACACACTGGTAGGCCTCACAGTACACATGAATGAAACAGGCCATTACCGTGATGACAATAAAGATCAGGAGGATGACATGGGCAAGAAATGGTCCAAGCCAAGGAAGCGTTCCTTGATGGAGATGGAGGGCAAAGAGGATGCTCAGAAAGTCTTAAAGTGCATGTACTGTGGACACTCATTTGAATCTCTGCAAGACCTAAGTGTCCACatgatcaaaacaaaacactaccaGAAAGTGCCTCTCAAAGAACCAATGCCAGCTCTTGCCTCAAAGCTGGTGCCCTCTACCAAAAAACGAGTCTTTCATGACCTAGTGTCGCCCTGTTCACCCGAGTCCATCACTAGCACAACAGGTGTTCCACTGACAGAATCCACACCCACCAAAGACCAAAAGGTTACTAATCCCTATGTTACTGCTAACAATCGATATGGCTATCAGAACGGTGCAAGTTACACCTGGCAGTTTGAAGCCAGAAAAGCCCAGATCCTCAAGTGTATGGAATGTGGAAGTTCCCATGACACCTTGCAGCAGCTTACAGCTCATATGATGGTGACAGGACATTTCCTCAAAGTCACCAACTCTGCTTCAAAAAAGGGGAAACAGTTAGTGTTTGACCCGGTGGTGGAGGAAAAAATTCAGTCCATTCCTCTTCCACCAACCACCACACGTCTACCAGTTCCAACTATCAAGTCGCAAATAGACTCTCCGTTACAGACCTCTACAACTGAAGAGAGGAAGGATTCACATGAGGAGAAAAAAGAGGTGAATGAGCCAGAGAGGAAaattaaagaagaaaaggaggacCCATCTGACAAACCGGAGAACTCTGAAAAACCTGGCCAGTACAAATATCTCAGAGAAGAGGATTTGGAAGAGACTCCGAAAGAGGGTCTTGATATTCTCAAGTCTCTGGAAAATACTGTTTCCAGTGCAATAAGCAAGGCTCAGACAGGCACCCCTACATGGGGTGGTTATCCAAGCATCCATGCTGCCTACCAGCTCCAAGGGTCAATGAAGTCTCTCGCTGCTGTCCAGAGTGTCAAAATGCAACCCACATTCAGTGCTAGTAGCTTGAAGTGTTTGTCAACTGAAACCAGTGCCCTCATCCATTCCCCAGGAAGCCCGTCCCCACCTCCAAACCATAAGAGCAATGTCTTAGCCATGGAAGAGTTAGTGGAGAAAGTCACAGGAAAAATTGTGTCtaaaaaggagaaggaggagaagccTTGTGAGCGCATCCCAAAACATGTCTctacaccatcaccatcacctgTACCCAAGGAGAAAAAAGACTTCCCTCAGCCAACTGACCTTAGCAAGCCTACAAAGAATGGCATCACTGAGGAGACTGAGTCAGTTGGTAAGGAAGGGGAACAAATAGAGCATTATGCTGAAACTCCAGACAAGAACGGAATGGACTCCATCAAAACGCAGGTCAGCAATGGGTGCAGTAGTTTGGGAATAATCACTGAGCACTCACCAGAACAGCCTTTAGTTAACCATCTCAGTGCACTGCAGTCCATCATGAACACTCACTTAGGCAAGGCATCCAAAACCGTCAGCCCATTGTTAGACCCATTAGCAATGCTGTACAAAATCAGCAACAACATGGTGGAGAAACCTTTTTACAGTCCAACTCAGGTTAAGCAAGTTGAGTCCATCAATAGATGCTATGACAACGAAGACCAGCCGATAGacttgacaaaatccaagaacAGCAATGGGCGTCCAAACAACAGCTCCTCCACTGTCATAAGCAACAGTAGCAACAGTGGAATTCCTAACAGTAATCGACCCATTCTTTCCAACTTATCTGAATCGCTGTCTTCCCCTCTGAGGGAAAATGCCTTGATGGACATCTCGGACATGGTGAAAAACCTCACAGGCCGCCTGACACCAAAGTCATCGACACCCTCTTCTATCTCGGAGAAGTCAGAAGCAGATGGCAGTGCATTTGAGGATGCCCTGGAGGACTTCACCCATGTCCAAAAGAGGAAAGGGAGGCAGTCTAACTGGAACCCTCAACACCTGCTGATCCTACAGGCTCAGTTTGCATCCAGCCTTCGTGAAACTCCAGAGGGGAAGTTTGTCATCACAGACCTGGGTCCTCAGGAGCGTGTACATATCTGTAAGTTCACAGGTCTCTCAATGACCACAATCTCGCACTGGCTCGCCAATGTGAAGTACCAGCTCAGGCGGACGGGCGGAACCAAGTTTCTAAAGAACATCGACTCCGGCCAGCCTCTGTTCTTGTGCAGTGACTGCGCCTCCCAGTTCAGAACTCCCTCCACTTACATTAGCCACTTAGAATCTCATTTAGGCTTCAGTTTAAAGGACCTGTCAAAGTTGTCTATAGACCTTATGAGAGAGCAGCAAGCAGTCACAAAAATGATAACGGACAAGACTTTCAATTCCCTCGGCTTGAACGAGGACGAGTCTAATTCCATCTATCAGTGCAAACTGTGCAATAGGACTTTTGTCAGCAAACATGCAGTTAAGCTGCACCTCAGCAAAACGCATGGCAAGTCTCCAGAGGACCACTTGATCTTTGTGTCCGAGCTTGAAAAGTTAGATAAAGCGTAG